The following proteins are co-located in the Jatrophihabitans sp. genome:
- a CDS encoding SDR family oxidoreductase: protein MTTARQNSTGRGTCVVTGAANGIGRALAHRLADAGYELLLVDVDGAGLDKVAGELPAPPWTVTADLSGRSGVEQVCEAIGKIDHPVALVNNAGMYRGNPLHTYDVAMIEGDYWVNVLAPMLLTQAYATPLVERGELGCVVNLSSTAGEIGSSDAVYGSSKAAVIGLTKSQAMNYAPWVRVNCVSPGLVRDTAIEDRIPAYRHAEYARQEQLSTRLDAASVAEVIEFLISPASRNLTGKVIPVDNGAYPR, encoded by the coding sequence GTGACGACGGCAAGACAGAACTCGACCGGGCGGGGAACCTGCGTCGTGACCGGCGCCGCGAACGGCATCGGCCGGGCGCTGGCTCACCGGCTGGCAGACGCCGGCTACGAGCTGCTGCTGGTCGATGTCGACGGGGCCGGCCTGGACAAGGTCGCCGGCGAACTGCCGGCCCCGCCATGGACCGTGACCGCGGACCTGTCCGGGCGCTCGGGCGTCGAGCAGGTGTGCGAGGCGATCGGCAAGATCGACCATCCCGTCGCCCTGGTCAACAACGCCGGGATGTACCGCGGCAATCCGTTGCACACCTATGACGTGGCGATGATCGAGGGAGACTACTGGGTCAACGTGCTGGCCCCGATGCTGCTCACCCAGGCCTACGCGACGCCGCTGGTCGAGCGGGGCGAGCTTGGCTGCGTCGTCAACCTCTCCTCCACGGCTGGGGAGATCGGCAGCTCCGACGCCGTCTACGGATCGTCGAAGGCGGCCGTGATCGGCCTCACCAAGTCCCAGGCGATGAACTACGCACCCTGGGTCCGGGTCAACTGCGTGTCACCCGGCCTGGTGCGCGACACCGCTATCGAGGACCGGATCCCCGCCTACCGCCACGCCGAGTACGCCCGCCAGGAGCAGTTGAGCACCCGCCTGGACGCAGCCTCGGTGGCCGAGGTGATCGAGTTCCTGATCTCACCGGCCAGCCGCAACCTGACCGGCAAGGTCATCCCCGTGGACAACGGCGCCTATCCGCGCTGA
- a CDS encoding transaldolase family protein, with amino-acid sequence MTGQIIASPTGAQSPQGIGGHAALAGQIRAARIANPAIEFWFDSHPRIQSPDTPAGEAVADTLGHYGPSSAGSPELAAELTGVTTNPNLIEEYDAVVRRRTSATDPRTAATRDRSYPAHIASAAEAMRELHDRSAGRYGWVSAQVSPRHTFDTRAIVEEGLRLAAVARNVMVKVPGSQQGYRAIEHLVGCGVSVNGTLSFSLAQFEAFATAVAYGRGRLSRSENDGVRTVVTHMAGRVGDAVRAYSRAEVSLRSLRVAEAALARRGADLVAQIEPHSSILMSSVRIDAGAAEECLHISATLDKPIAYTINPGTYAALERVDIAAVFHPGTDLLDEVDALGAGAAAHELIRPLFNRALPAAEFWTMPQFLQTLAEASSSHLKLMGGGHAA; translated from the coding sequence ATGACTGGCCAGATCATCGCCTCGCCCACCGGCGCGCAGTCACCACAGGGCATCGGCGGCCATGCCGCCCTGGCAGGGCAGATTCGCGCTGCTCGAATCGCCAACCCGGCCATTGAATTCTGGTTCGACAGTCACCCGCGCATCCAGTCGCCGGACACGCCGGCCGGTGAGGCGGTCGCCGACACCCTCGGTCATTACGGCCCGTCCTCGGCAGGATCACCCGAGCTCGCGGCCGAGCTGACCGGTGTGACGACCAATCCCAACCTCATCGAGGAGTACGACGCCGTGGTCCGGCGACGCACCAGTGCCACCGACCCGCGCACAGCCGCGACGCGCGATCGGAGTTACCCCGCCCACATCGCCTCGGCGGCCGAGGCGATGCGCGAGCTGCACGACCGCTCTGCCGGACGGTACGGCTGGGTGTCGGCGCAGGTGTCGCCGCGTCACACCTTCGACACCCGCGCCATCGTCGAGGAGGGTCTGCGGCTGGCCGCGGTGGCCAGGAACGTGATGGTCAAGGTCCCCGGCTCCCAGCAGGGCTACCGGGCCATCGAGCACCTGGTCGGCTGCGGGGTCTCGGTGAACGGCACTCTGAGCTTCAGCCTCGCGCAGTTCGAGGCCTTCGCCACCGCTGTCGCCTACGGTCGCGGCCGGCTCAGCAGGTCCGAGAACGACGGCGTGCGAACGGTGGTCACGCACATGGCGGGCAGGGTCGGCGACGCCGTGCGCGCCTACAGCCGAGCCGAGGTGAGCCTGCGCAGCCTGCGAGTGGCCGAGGCCGCGCTGGCCCGGCGCGGCGCGGACCTGGTCGCCCAGATCGAGCCGCACAGCTCGATCCTGATGTCCAGCGTGCGTATCGACGCCGGAGCCGCCGAAGAATGCCTGCACATCAGCGCCACCCTCGACAAGCCGATCGCCTACACCATCAACCCCGGCACCTACGCGGCGCTCGAGCGGGTCGACATCGCCGCCGTCTTCCATCCCGGGACCGACCTGCTCGACGAGGTGGACGCGCTCGGCGCCGGCGCCGCCGCGCACGAGCTGATCCGCCCGCTGTTCAACCGCGCCCTGCCCGCAGCTGAGTTCTGGACCATGCCGCAGTTCCTGCAAACCCTGGCCGAGGCCAGCTCGTCGCACCTGAAGCTGATGGGCGGGGGGCACGCGGCATGA